Proteins from a single region of Chryseomicrobium sp. FSL W7-1435:
- a CDS encoding 5-bromo-4-chloroindolyl phosphate hydrolysis family protein: MNSTYTTIRHLLNIPISSSSWLLLLIPLDAGLAISTAVAAGSYAAANYSIKGIQRYHVVKKHGLTWTELQHISTQVDEAQAKIRELNQFYTRVRSFRSIKQLIEMNRAAKRVVQLVKEEPKRFYLVESFFYSHIDSALEITKKYALLVRQPSKDASTKVALMDARDMMDDINELLQQDVNDVIRQDISQLQLELDYAKQLSNRLPEPKGDDDNEHRTKEYNKPN, encoded by the coding sequence ATGAATTCTACTTACACAACTATTCGTCATTTACTCAATATCCCAATTAGCAGCTCTTCCTGGTTACTCTTATTAATTCCATTGGACGCAGGTCTTGCAATCAGTACCGCTGTTGCAGCAGGTTCCTACGCTGCGGCCAATTATTCGATTAAAGGTATTCAACGCTACCATGTTGTAAAAAAACATGGGTTAACTTGGACGGAGCTTCAACACATTTCTACACAAGTCGATGAGGCACAAGCCAAGATACGTGAGTTAAATCAATTTTATACTCGTGTTCGTTCATTCCGCTCCATTAAACAATTGATTGAGATGAATCGAGCAGCTAAACGAGTGGTCCAACTTGTGAAAGAAGAGCCAAAACGGTTTTACCTCGTTGAAAGTTTCTTCTACTCCCATATAGACAGTGCGCTGGAAATTACTAAAAAATATGCGCTACTTGTAAGACAGCCGAGTAAAGACGCTTCGACAAAAGTTGCCTTGATGGATGCGCGAGACATGATGGATGACATCAATGAACTTCTGCAACAAGATGTCAATGACGTCATTCGTCAAGACATCAGTCAGTTGCAACTTGAACTCGATTATGCAAAACAGCTCTCAAACCGATTACCGGAACCTAAAGGAGACGATGACAATGAGCACAGAACAAAGGAATACAACAAACCAAACTGA
- a CDS encoding MoxR family ATPase gives MTIRQQQLEQRSHRQYGEESSRIRKGGYVSPTKHLLEDIQTTVALGKPVLLKGPAGAGKTKLAESISAYFHQPMQSINTSVDLDAEALLGFKTIVQKKGQTAIEFIEGPVVQAMKQGHLLYIDEINMAKAETLPILHGILDYRKMLTNPFTGEVIHAHPDFGVIAAINEGYMGTAPLNEALKDRFVSFQIPYIQGAVLKDLVVNTYPDYEVSQVDIVLSITEELRELAEQGRVADEAASIRSLFDVIELSYHMPLTRAYRYGLIEKMGDLQEKQLVHEIIDSWIDA, from the coding sequence ATGACGATACGACAACAACAACTGGAACAACGATCACACCGCCAGTATGGTGAAGAGTCTTCCCGAATTCGAAAGGGCGGCTATGTGAGCCCTACAAAGCACTTATTAGAGGATATTCAAACTACCGTGGCACTTGGGAAGCCTGTGCTGTTAAAAGGGCCAGCAGGGGCAGGAAAGACGAAATTGGCAGAGTCCATCAGTGCTTATTTTCACCAACCCATGCAAAGTATCAATACATCGGTTGATTTAGATGCAGAAGCACTACTTGGTTTTAAAACCATCGTACAGAAGAAAGGACAAACGGCCATCGAGTTTATCGAAGGACCGGTAGTCCAGGCGATGAAACAGGGACATCTTCTGTATATTGATGAAATCAATATGGCTAAAGCCGAGACGTTGCCTATTTTACACGGTATTTTAGATTACCGAAAAATGTTGACCAATCCATTCACGGGTGAAGTGATCCACGCGCATCCAGACTTTGGAGTCATTGCGGCAATCAACGAAGGCTATATGGGTACAGCTCCTTTGAATGAGGCTTTAAAAGATCGTTTTGTTTCTTTTCAAATCCCTTATATTCAAGGAGCCGTTTTAAAAGATTTGGTCGTCAACACGTATCCTGACTATGAGGTAAGCCAAGTAGATATCGTATTATCAATCACTGAGGAACTAAGGGAACTCGCAGAACAAGGCCGTGTAGCTGATGAAGCCGCTTCCATTCGTTCATTATTCGATGTGATTGAACTGTCTTATCATATGCCGTTAACTAGAGCCTATCGCTATGGGTTGATTGAGAAGATGGGAGATCTACAAGAAAAGCAACTTGTCCACGAAATTATTGATTCTTGGATTGATGCGTAA
- a CDS encoding DUF6501 family protein, producing MIHVDWSDKPTLRTVTCKHTEAEKFLVSNVLTAGKQYEVKNETEEFVFVVDNTGKIGGYYKSYFE from the coding sequence ATGATACATGTAGATTGGTCTGATAAGCCGACACTTCGCACTGTAACATGCAAACACACAGAGGCTGAAAAGTTTTTAGTGAGCAACGTGTTAACAGCCGGCAAGCAATACGAAGTAAAGAATGAAACCGAAGAGTTTGTATTTGTAGTGGACAACACTGGCAAAATCGGTGGCTATTATAAGAGTTATTTTGAATGA
- a CDS encoding DUF1232 domain-containing protein — protein MQPPEMQQQLDFYERLRKSITSYLEKKGITKVSSYLLFAPDIFHLMVKSLTDPRIDFKSKALLGSGIAYFVAPVDFIPELLTGPGGFVDDLIIATFVLNLLVNRLTPEVLEDHWAGDDRLLDTLKKLTASGESILGKFPTKSLIGQFMKRSPM, from the coding sequence ATGCAACCACCAGAAATGCAGCAGCAATTAGATTTTTATGAGCGTTTACGTAAGTCTATCACGAGTTACTTAGAAAAAAAAGGAATTACAAAAGTTAGTTCGTACCTATTATTTGCACCAGATATTTTTCATTTAATGGTGAAATCACTTACTGATCCGCGCATAGATTTTAAGAGTAAAGCCTTGCTAGGGAGCGGTATTGCTTATTTCGTCGCACCAGTAGATTTCATTCCTGAACTGTTAACAGGTCCAGGAGGTTTTGTTGATGACCTGATCATTGCCACATTTGTCCTCAACCTACTTGTGAATCGATTGACTCCAGAAGTGTTAGAAGATCATTGGGCAGGCGATGACAGACTACTAGACACGTTGAAAAAGTTAACTGCTAGTGGAGAGTCCATACTCGGTAAATTCCCGACGAAATCATTAATCGGACAATTTATGAAACGTTCACCAATGTAA
- the odhB gene encoding 2-oxoglutarate dehydrogenase complex dihydrolipoyllysine-residue succinyltransferase → MADIIVPELAESITEGTIAQWLKQPGDTVEKGEFIVELETDKVNVEVISEEAGVVQELLAAEGDTVQVGQVIARVGAGEGSAPAPKEEAPKSEKNAAPKAEEPAKEAVKEEVKHEESGERTIASPAARKLAREKGINLSDISPVDPMGRVRVQDVSAHGQKPAAAPSAPAAKPQATEKEDDGRTTREKMSRRRQTIASRLLEVKQNTAMLTTFNEIDMTNVMALRSRKKDQFFEQNDVRLGFMSFFTKAVVAALKKYPYVNAQIDGDYIVKNNFFDIGIAVSTEGGLVVPIVRDADRKNFAEIEANIGELAGKARDNKLTLGDMSGGSFTITNGGVFGSLMSTPILNGTQVGILGMHTIQKRPIAVGENVEIRPMMYIALSYDHRVIDGKDSVGFLKTVKELLENPEDLLLNS, encoded by the coding sequence GTGGCAGATATTATCGTACCAGAATTAGCAGAATCCATTACAGAAGGTACCATCGCACAATGGCTTAAGCAGCCAGGCGATACAGTAGAAAAAGGGGAATTCATCGTTGAACTTGAAACAGACAAAGTGAACGTTGAAGTCATCTCTGAAGAAGCAGGTGTTGTTCAAGAACTATTAGCTGCTGAAGGCGATACAGTTCAAGTTGGGCAAGTTATTGCACGCGTTGGCGCTGGAGAAGGTAGTGCACCAGCACCTAAAGAAGAAGCACCTAAATCAGAGAAAAATGCAGCTCCTAAAGCAGAAGAACCTGCTAAAGAAGCTGTAAAAGAAGAAGTAAAGCATGAAGAGTCAGGTGAGCGCACAATCGCTTCACCAGCTGCTCGTAAGCTAGCACGGGAAAAAGGAATTAACTTAAGTGATATTTCACCAGTCGATCCTATGGGTCGCGTACGTGTACAAGACGTATCTGCTCACGGCCAAAAGCCTGCAGCTGCTCCATCTGCACCAGCTGCAAAGCCACAAGCAACTGAAAAAGAAGATGATGGTCGTACAACACGTGAAAAAATGAGTCGTCGTCGTCAAACAATTGCTAGTCGTTTATTAGAAGTTAAACAAAACACGGCTATGTTAACTACGTTTAATGAAATTGATATGACAAATGTGATGGCACTTCGTTCACGCAAAAAAGATCAATTCTTTGAGCAAAACGATGTTCGCCTTGGCTTTATGTCATTCTTCACAAAAGCGGTTGTAGCTGCTCTTAAAAAGTATCCATATGTAAATGCGCAAATCGATGGTGATTATATCGTAAAGAACAACTTCTTCGACATTGGTATTGCTGTATCGACTGAAGGAGGACTTGTTGTTCCTATCGTTCGTGACGCAGATCGTAAAAACTTTGCAGAAATCGAAGCGAACATTGGTGAACTTGCTGGAAAAGCACGTGACAACAAGTTAACTCTTGGTGATATGTCAGGCGGTTCATTCACTATCACTAATGGTGGTGTGTTCGGATCGTTAATGTCTACACCAATCTTAAACGGAACACAAGTAGGAATCTTGGGTATGCATACTATCCAGAAACGTCCAATCGCTGTTGGAGAAAATGTTGAAATTCGTCCAATGATGTATATCGCACTTTCTTATGATCACCGCGTTATTGACGGTAAAGATTCGGTTGGCTTCTTAAAAACAGTAAAAGAGCTTCTTGAAAATCCAGAAGATTTACTGTTAAACTCATAA
- a CDS encoding cold-shock protein yields the protein MKQGTVKWFNAEKGFGFIEIEGENDVFVHFSAITGEGFKSLDEGQAVEFEVVEGNRGPQAANVSKL from the coding sequence ATGAAACAAGGTACAGTAAAATGGTTCAATGCAGAAAAAGGCTTCGGATTCATCGAAATCGAAGGAGAGAATGATGTATTTGTACATTTCTCAGCTATCACAGGTGAAGGATTCAAATCACTGGATGAAGGGCAAGCTGTAGAATTTGAAGTAGTAGAAGGCAACCGCGGACCTCAAGCAGCTAATGTATCAAAACTATAA
- a CDS encoding DUF1033 family protein yields the protein MYRVIYMKADYEPWYLFEGWSSQIIDSWSFPSESEAHAFLLHKVEEFTNTYSFSREKKGYFAFWDGKEVCYCEDCEENLQLYHGLFVFTEQPE from the coding sequence ATGTATCGTGTAATTTATATGAAGGCTGATTATGAGCCTTGGTATCTTTTTGAAGGCTGGTCATCGCAAATTATTGACAGCTGGTCCTTCCCATCAGAATCTGAAGCCCATGCTTTTCTTTTACATAAAGTCGAAGAATTCACTAACACCTATTCCTTTTCCCGAGAAAAAAAGGGTTACTTTGCTTTTTGGGATGGAAAAGAAGTCTGTTATTGTGAAGATTGTGAAGAAAATCTTCAACTGTATCATGGATTGTTTGTTTTCACAGAACAACCAGAATAG
- a CDS encoding 2-oxoglutarate dehydrogenase E1 component — protein sequence MSKTTTPWVAFSGPNLGYVMEQYDLYLETPENVDADLAALFEQYGPPADQSSSSVSSTVQVDDSLMDIVLKAVQLADAIRTHGHEAADIYPLNNREKKTERISLEFYGLTKQDLEKVPVSLLVQNAPSTVQNGAQAIDHLKSVYTNKVAFEFAHVITREEREWLQTQIESTPLKKLSTEEKKTILSRLTHIEGFEKFVHRTFVGAKRFSIEGLDSLVVLFDSLVEQSNKENVQQLNIGMAHRGRLNVLTHILNKPYEMMFADFAHVPNKAFIPEDGSLEYSTGWYGDVKYHNGATYHSPSGLKVKLAYNPSHLEVVSPVVTGQVRAAQETTDEAGLPKQDPAKAFAVLVHGDAAFPGQGVVTEILNYSRVPGYQTGGSIHVIANNLIGFTTEQFDSRSTLYSSDPAKGYEVPVIHVNADQPEEVIRIAELAFAYRQKFNKDIVIDLIGYRRYGHNEMDEPMVTNPEMYKLVHKHPTVRELYGKSLAGEGVLSEDDVKSLDEKTFAEMQAAYDRVKELPESKAHDIVIPEAVLNGMPEYESGVEEDRLRAINEDLLSWPEDFTPFKKLARILKRREEPFAGKGKIDWGHAETLAFASIIQDGQSIRLTGQDAQRGTFSHRHLVLHDETNGKELMPIHHINDAKASFVVHNSPLTEAAILGYEFGYNLEDPNALTIWEAQYGDFANMAQVMFDNFISSARAKWGLKSGLVMLLPHAAEGQGPEHSSARVERYLQLAAENNWTVANLSSAANYFHILRRQAAMLHDEAIRPLIIVSPKSLLRHPKVGADVEQLTSGKFETIIEEPNLGKNAESVTKIVFANGKLAIDLADKIDSGEGYDHLHIVRVEQLYPFPEQKIAAIIARFPNVKKLVWAQEEPQNMGSWHFALPYLLELGKGLDISYTGRTHRSSPAEGDGEAYKIEQARIVEEAVSNN from the coding sequence ATGTCGAAAACAACTACACCCTGGGTGGCTTTTTCAGGTCCTAACCTCGGGTATGTGATGGAACAATATGATTTGTATCTTGAAACACCTGAAAACGTAGATGCTGATCTTGCTGCTCTATTTGAACAGTACGGTCCACCTGCAGATCAATCTTCATCATCTGTGTCATCTACTGTACAAGTAGATGATTCTTTAATGGACATTGTTCTTAAAGCGGTCCAATTAGCAGATGCTATTCGTACTCATGGTCATGAAGCGGCAGATATTTACCCTCTCAACAACCGTGAAAAGAAAACAGAACGTATTTCATTAGAGTTTTATGGACTTACTAAACAGGACCTCGAGAAGGTACCTGTATCTTTGCTTGTTCAAAACGCACCTTCAACTGTGCAAAATGGTGCTCAAGCCATTGACCATTTGAAGTCGGTCTATACAAATAAAGTAGCTTTTGAATTTGCGCATGTTATCACTCGTGAAGAACGCGAATGGTTGCAAACTCAAATTGAGTCAACTCCTCTTAAGAAATTGTCTACAGAGGAAAAAAAGACTATTCTCTCTCGTTTAACTCATATCGAAGGTTTTGAGAAGTTCGTTCACCGTACGTTTGTCGGAGCTAAGCGTTTCTCTATCGAAGGATTAGATAGTTTAGTGGTGTTGTTTGATTCTCTAGTCGAACAGTCCAATAAAGAAAATGTACAACAGTTAAACATTGGGATGGCTCACCGAGGGCGTTTAAATGTACTTACTCACATCTTAAATAAACCTTATGAAATGATGTTTGCAGATTTTGCTCATGTTCCGAATAAGGCATTTATTCCTGAAGATGGTTCTTTAGAATATTCAACAGGTTGGTATGGCGATGTAAAATATCACAATGGGGCTACTTACCATTCACCGTCAGGTCTAAAAGTGAAACTTGCTTACAATCCTTCTCACCTTGAAGTAGTAAGTCCAGTTGTCACGGGCCAAGTCCGTGCAGCTCAAGAAACAACTGATGAAGCAGGACTTCCAAAACAAGATCCTGCGAAAGCATTTGCAGTACTTGTGCATGGTGACGCAGCGTTCCCAGGTCAAGGGGTAGTCACAGAGATTTTAAACTACAGCCGTGTGCCAGGTTATCAAACAGGTGGCTCAATTCATGTCATCGCTAACAACTTGATTGGCTTCACGACAGAACAGTTTGATTCGCGTTCTACGCTTTATTCTAGTGATCCTGCTAAAGGATACGAAGTGCCTGTCATCCATGTAAATGCTGATCAGCCCGAAGAAGTTATTCGCATTGCTGAACTAGCTTTTGCTTACCGTCAGAAGTTTAACAAAGATATCGTAATTGATTTGATTGGGTACCGCCGTTATGGTCACAACGAAATGGATGAACCAATGGTCACAAACCCAGAGATGTATAAGCTTGTTCATAAGCACCCAACTGTACGTGAATTATATGGCAAGTCGCTAGCAGGCGAAGGAGTTCTTTCAGAGGATGACGTGAAGTCATTGGATGAAAAGACATTTGCTGAAATGCAAGCTGCTTATGACCGCGTAAAAGAATTACCAGAATCAAAAGCACATGACATTGTTATTCCAGAAGCTGTGTTAAATGGCATGCCGGAATACGAATCAGGTGTAGAAGAAGATCGTTTGCGAGCAATCAATGAAGATCTTTTATCTTGGCCAGAAGATTTTACGCCATTTAAAAAGCTTGCGCGTATTTTAAAACGCCGTGAAGAGCCTTTTGCTGGAAAAGGAAAAATCGATTGGGGTCATGCAGAAACATTAGCATTTGCATCTATTATCCAAGATGGTCAATCCATTCGATTGACTGGTCAAGATGCACAGCGCGGAACATTCTCACATCGTCATTTAGTTCTTCATGATGAGACTAACGGCAAAGAGTTAATGCCGATTCACCATATTAATGATGCGAAAGCTTCATTTGTTGTCCACAATAGCCCGCTAACAGAAGCAGCTATTCTTGGCTACGAGTTTGGTTATAACTTAGAGGATCCAAATGCATTAACTATTTGGGAAGCGCAGTATGGAGATTTTGCTAATATGGCCCAGGTCATGTTCGACAATTTCATCAGTTCTGCTCGCGCAAAATGGGGATTAAAATCTGGTCTCGTAATGTTACTTCCGCATGCTGCAGAAGGACAAGGACCAGAACACTCGAGTGCACGTGTCGAGCGTTACCTACAGTTAGCAGCAGAGAACAACTGGACTGTTGCTAACCTATCAAGCGCAGCAAACTACTTCCATATTTTACGACGCCAAGCGGCAATGCTTCATGATGAGGCAATTCGACCATTAATTATTGTGTCACCTAAGTCATTATTACGTCACCCTAAAGTAGGGGCAGATGTAGAGCAATTGACGTCAGGAAAGTTCGAAACTATTATCGAAGAGCCTAACTTAGGGAAGAATGCTGAAAGTGTAACAAAAATTGTCTTTGCTAATGGTAAATTGGCAATTGATTTAGCAGATAAAATTGATTCTGGAGAAGGCTATGATCATTTACACATCGTTCGTGTCGAACAATTGTATCCATTCCCTGAACAGAAGATTGCTGCCATCATTGCTCGCTTCCCGAACGTTAAGAAGCTTGTATGGGCTCAAGAAGAGCCACAAAACATGGGATCATGGCATTTTGCCCTTCCTTACTTATTAGAACTTGGCAAAGGCTTAGATATTTCTTACACAGGCCGTACACACCGTTCAAGTCCTGCAGAAGGTGACGGAGAAGCCTACAAGATCGAACAGGCACGTATCGTAGAAGAAGCAGTTTCGAACAACTAA
- a CDS encoding ATP-binding cassette domain-containing protein encodes MIQVSEVSLRFGDRKLFEDVNIKFTAGNCYGLIGANGAGKSTFIKILSGDIEPQEGHVSMGKDERLAVLKQDHFAYEGHEVLETVIMGHKRLFEVMNEKNAIYMKEDFSDEDGMRAAELEGEFADMNGWEAESEAAILLQGLGISEDLHAKKMSDLNGSDKVKVLLAQALFGKPDVLLLDEPTNHLDLKAIQWLEEFLINFENTVIVVSHDRHFLNKVCTHIADLDFGKIQVYVGNYDFWYESSQLALKMAQDQNKKKEEKIKELQAFVARFSANASKSKQATSRKKTLEKIELDDIRPSSRKYPYVNFSMKRDIGNDVLQISGLTHKVDGHTLLNDVHFMLNKDDKIVLLGDELAKSALLRILAEEEQPTSGSGSVRWGVTTTRAYFPIDNARYFEGSENSLVDWLRQYSPDDESETFLRGFLGRMLFSGEEVKKKPSVLSGGEKVRCMLSKMMLSESNVLLLDEPTNHLDLESIQALNNGLIVFKGAMMFTSHDHQFIQTIANRVIEILPDGSILDKQLSYDEYLEWKEQQAVTN; translated from the coding sequence ATGATTCAAGTTAGTGAAGTTAGTTTACGTTTTGGTGATCGTAAGCTTTTTGAAGATGTTAATATTAAATTTACTGCAGGTAACTGTTACGGGTTGATTGGTGCCAATGGTGCTGGTAAATCAACGTTTATTAAAATTTTGTCTGGTGACATCGAGCCTCAAGAAGGCCATGTATCTATGGGGAAAGATGAGCGTCTAGCTGTCTTAAAGCAAGATCACTTTGCCTATGAAGGCCATGAAGTCTTAGAGACTGTTATCATGGGTCACAAACGTTTATTTGAAGTAATGAACGAAAAGAATGCGATTTACATGAAAGAAGATTTCTCTGATGAAGATGGTATGCGAGCAGCTGAACTTGAAGGTGAATTTGCCGACATGAACGGTTGGGAAGCAGAATCTGAAGCAGCAATTTTATTACAAGGTCTTGGTATCTCTGAAGATTTACATGCCAAGAAAATGAGCGATTTAAACGGTTCTGACAAAGTGAAGGTTCTATTAGCCCAAGCGCTATTCGGCAAACCTGATGTCCTTTTACTCGATGAGCCGACTAACCATTTGGACTTAAAAGCCATTCAGTGGTTGGAAGAATTCTTAATCAACTTTGAAAACACGGTTATTGTAGTATCCCATGACCGTCACTTCTTAAATAAAGTGTGTACGCATATTGCTGATTTAGACTTCGGAAAAATTCAAGTCTACGTCGGGAACTATGATTTCTGGTACGAGTCAAGTCAACTTGCACTGAAAATGGCGCAAGATCAGAACAAGAAAAAAGAAGAGAAAATTAAAGAGCTTCAAGCATTCGTTGCACGATTCAGTGCCAATGCATCTAAATCTAAACAAGCCACTTCTCGTAAGAAAACGCTTGAAAAGATTGAACTCGATGATATTCGCCCGTCTTCTCGTAAATATCCATACGTAAACTTCTCTATGAAACGCGATATCGGGAATGATGTACTTCAGATTTCTGGTCTAACACACAAAGTAGATGGACATACGTTACTAAACGATGTGCACTTTATGTTAAATAAAGACGACAAGATCGTCCTACTTGGTGATGAGCTTGCAAAATCGGCTTTACTTCGCATATTAGCTGAAGAAGAACAGCCAACTAGCGGTTCTGGTTCTGTTCGCTGGGGCGTGACAACAACACGTGCCTACTTCCCTATTGATAACGCGCGTTATTTTGAAGGCAGTGAAAACTCACTGGTTGATTGGTTACGTCAATATTCTCCTGATGATGAAAGCGAAACTTTCTTACGCGGCTTCCTAGGACGCATGTTGTTCTCTGGTGAAGAGGTTAAGAAAAAGCCTTCTGTATTATCAGGTGGAGAAAAAGTACGTTGTATGCTATCTAAAATGATGTTATCTGAATCAAACGTCTTACTTTTAGATGAGCCTACCAATCACTTGGACCTTGAATCGATTCAAGCCTTGAATAATGGGTTGATTGTCTTTAAAGGCGCTATGATGTTCACCTCTCATGATCATCAATTCATCCAAACGATTGCGAATCGTGTAATTGAAATCTTGCCGGACGGATCTATTTTAGATAAGCAACTTTCTTATGATGAGTATCTAGAATGGAAAGAACAGCAAGCTGTCACGAATTAA
- a CDS encoding toxic anion resistance protein, which produces MSTEQRNTTNQTDYLLDELLMEPVTKSEVPSTQQVKLLDRLTEEEQAKAKQLATQIPVGDYESILTYGATAQNELTKFSHQMLDHVQKKDIGPVGDILGDLMKKLNEINPEELNQKERKGIRKLFSKMNRSLQEVMTRYQKLSTQVDRIGIQLEHSKRGLVEDVRMLDKLYDQNKNYFKALNIYIAAAELKRDEIVSVTIPALRQKAEQSDDQMAFQEVHDMTQFVDRLEKRIYDLQLSRQITIQSAPQIRMIQQTNQTLAEKIQSSIMTSIPLWKNQIAIALTLNRQQKAVSAQRQVTATTNDLLLKNSEMLKVNSIETAKENERGIVEIDTLKKTQENLLSTIEETLQIQADGRMKRKAAELEIARMEDELKNRLLQIQERSENRVN; this is translated from the coding sequence ATGAGCACAGAACAAAGGAATACAACAAACCAAACTGATTATTTATTAGATGAATTATTAATGGAACCTGTTACTAAGTCCGAGGTCCCTTCTACTCAACAAGTAAAGCTACTTGATCGCTTAACAGAAGAAGAACAGGCGAAAGCAAAGCAATTAGCAACTCAGATACCTGTCGGCGACTATGAATCCATTTTGACGTACGGAGCAACTGCTCAAAACGAATTGACAAAGTTTTCACATCAAATGTTAGACCATGTTCAGAAAAAAGACATTGGGCCTGTTGGCGACATATTAGGCGATTTGATGAAGAAGTTAAATGAAATCAATCCTGAAGAGCTGAATCAAAAAGAGCGAAAAGGCATCCGCAAGCTATTTTCAAAAATGAATCGCTCGCTTCAAGAAGTGATGACTCGCTACCAAAAACTTAGCACACAAGTCGATCGAATCGGTATTCAATTAGAGCATTCTAAACGAGGATTAGTAGAAGATGTCCGTATGCTAGACAAGTTGTATGATCAGAACAAAAACTATTTTAAAGCATTGAATATCTATATTGCCGCAGCGGAATTAAAACGTGATGAAATTGTTAGTGTCACGATTCCTGCCCTTCGCCAGAAAGCTGAACAGTCAGATGATCAAATGGCTTTCCAAGAAGTGCATGACATGACGCAATTTGTGGACCGCTTGGAAAAGAGAATCTATGACTTGCAACTTTCACGTCAGATTACGATTCAGAGTGCGCCACAAATTCGGATGATTCAACAAACTAATCAGACACTGGCAGAAAAAATTCAGTCGTCTATCATGACTTCTATCCCCCTCTGGAAAAATCAGATTGCGATTGCTTTGACTTTAAATCGCCAACAGAAAGCTGTTTCCGCACAACGTCAAGTCACAGCGACGACAAACGATTTACTGTTGAAAAACTCTGAAATGCTGAAAGTGAATTCCATTGAAACCGCGAAGGAAAACGAACGTGGTATTGTGGAGATCGACACATTGAAAAAGACGCAAGAGAATTTATTGAGCACTATCGAAGAAACGTTACAGATCCAAGCAGATGGTCGCATGAAACGAAAAGCTGCGGAACTTGAGATTGCTCGAATGGAAGATGAATTGAAAAATCGCCTTCTGCAAATTCAAGAGCGTTCAGAGAATCGTGTTAACTAA